A DNA window from Coffea arabica cultivar ET-39 chromosome 6c, Coffea Arabica ET-39 HiFi, whole genome shotgun sequence contains the following coding sequences:
- the LOC113693615 gene encoding uncharacterized protein, producing the protein MCILCVIQKWSRRIATMLPWLVIPLIGLWLLSQLLPPAFRFEITSPRLACVFVLLVTLFWYEILMPQLSAWRVRRNARLRERKRFEAIEMQKLKKTATRRCRNCLTPYRDQNPGGGRFMCSYCGHISKRPVLDLPVPPGLGLSNSGILKDLVGKGGKILNGKAWSDNGWMCGQDWLENGNWVGGAFAGKPSYWRNGGGSFGGDDHCLAERSYSHVLIFACKSFTTFFFSIMGLWRKIFRVSSSRGDASLDVDRRGALDKRGENVGNCHESRGEKARRKAEEKRQARLEKELLEEEERKQREEVARLVEERRRLRDEKMEAEKERGKGSPLKGRDRRKEAEKKRHERKKERDHGSSKSNSDVEELEKRASRECERYKKCDSDRRENHRTGSESAKAHGAEVGHPFKSTSVNSHSKGVAGTRYLDRVRGTFLSSSRAFTGGGFFGKSSANTVAREPKANAFADQSQTNSNRREVSQLDRVYSKSSGNGDEKNISRPALIDPQPGGLAPKKSWQQLFTRSSSASQPSSSNVISRPNGKSKPEVQSPFTCNPPTTQAFDNPINFGLPSPFSASSFPFGSTNSNTNFLLPSEPMFPQIGEAPHQFLPEESEIFEDPCYVPDPVSLLGPVSESLDNFQLDRGFVADSGLETPSTMKNISVSAEVNRPSPIESPISRLRVSEERHANPFSFPSTAKAQDLHHLPVGGSINANDTGTWQMWNSSPLGQDGLGLVGGPASWLLPPELNRPKNEDILHPTPQKTMASLFKNDDQVHSGTHSPQNVIFGSLHNGRTVNSSVSGGPDCSWLPKTFIGPIPGNEDQFSRKFREEAAQNNMIYGSAGCSATNHQNEVSGANCWAKRDRNMPVSGIGVGNSSGTKPHIGGLYSAPDVQSFWSYDCVKE; encoded by the exons ATGTGTATACTGTGCGTGATTCAGAAGTGGTCGCGAAGGATTGCTACCATGTTGCCATGGTTAGTGATTCCACTCATTGGTCTGTGGCTCCTGTCCCAGCTCTTGCCTCCAGCTTTCCGGTTTGAAATCACGTCACCCAGACTGGCATGTGTCTTCGTGCTTTTGGTTACTCTTTTCTGGTATGAGATTTTGATGCCACAGTTGTCAGCTTGGCGGGTCAGGAGGAATGCTAGGCTTAGGGAGAGAAAGAGGTTTGAGGCTATTGAAATGCAGAAGTTGAAGAAAACAGCCACGAGGAGGTGTAGAAACTGTTTGACTCCATACAGGGATCAGAATCCTGGAGGTGGCAGGTTCATGTGCTCCTATTGTGGGCATATATCAAAGAGGCCTGTTCTCGATTTGCCTGTTCCGCCTGGCTTAGGTCTATCCAACTCTGGCATTTTGAAGGATTTGGTTGGAAAGGGTGGGAAGATATTGAATGGGAAGGCCTGGTCGGACAATGGGTGGATGTGCGGGCAGGATTGGTTGGAGAATGGAAATTGGGTTGGTGGGGCTTTTGCTGGGAAGCCAAGTTATTGGAGGAACGGGGGTGGTTCTTTTGGGGGAGATGATCACTGCTTGGCTGAGAGGTCGTATTCGCATGTTCTCATTTTTGCTTGCAAGTCTTTTACAACCTTTTTTTTCAGTATCATGGGGCTTTGGAGAAAGATTTTTAGAGTTAGTTCATCTAGAGGTGATGCTTCGCTGGATGTTGATAGGAGAGGTGCACTGGATAAGAGGGGTGAAAATGTTGGTAATTGTCATGAGAGTAGAGGAGAGAAGGCCCGAAGAAAAGCCGAGGAAAAGAGGCAGGCTAGGTTAGAGAAGGAGCtattggaggaggaggagaggaaGCAAAGGGAGGAAGTAGCTAGGTTGGTGGAGGAGCGCAGGAGATTGAGGGACGAGAAGATGGAGGCTGAGAAGGAACGTGGCAAAGGGTCCCCTCTTAAGGGAAGAGACCGTAGGAAAGAAGCGGAAAAGAAACGTcatgaaagaaagaaggaaagagaTCACGGATCTAGCAAAAGCAACTCTGATGTAGAAGAATTGGAAAAAAGAGCAAGCAGGGAATGTGAGCGATATAAAAAATGTGACAGTGATCGACGAGAAAATCACAGAACCGGGTCTGAAAGCGCAAAGGCACATGGTGCTGAAGTTGGACATCCATTTAAAAGTACTTCTGTGAACAGTCATAGTAAAGGAGTTGCCGGAACTAGATACCTTGATCGCGTAAGAGGTACCTTTTTATCATCTTCCAGAGCATTTACTGGAGGTGGTTTCTTTGGAAAAAGTTCAGCTAACACTGTTGCAAGAGAGCCAAAAGCTAATGCATTTGCAGATCAATCTcaaacaaattcaaatagaagaGAAGTATCTCAGCTGGATCGTGTATATTCAAAATCTAGTGGAAATGGAGATGAAAAGAACATCTCTCGGCCT GCGCTCATTGACCCTCAACCAGGGGGTTTAGCCCCTAAAAAGTCATGGCAACAGCTATTCACTCGCTCTTCTTCTGCTTCCCAGCCCTCAAGTTCAAATGTAATAAGTAGGCCAAATGGAAAATCCAAACCAGAAGTTCAGAGTCCTTTTACCTGTAATCCTCCAACAACACAGGCATTTGACAACCCAATTAATTTTGGACTGCCATCACCGTTTAGTGcatcttcttttccttttgggtCAACAAACAGTaatacaaattttcttttgccatCTGAACCGATGTTTCCTCAAATTGGAGAAGCACCACACCAATTTTTGCCAGAGGAGTCCGAGATTTTTGAAGATCCTTGTTATGTTCCAGACCCTGTTTCCTTACTCGGGCCTGTTTCTGAGTCACTTGATAACTTTCAGTTGGATCGTGGTTTTGTAGCAGATTCAGGTCTGGAAACACCATCTACAATGAAGAATATTTCTGTATCTGCTGAAGTTAATAGGCCATCACCAATTGAGTCTCCGATATCACGATTACGAGTTTCTGAAGAAAGGCATGCTAATCCTTTTTCTTTCCCAAGTACTGCAAAGGCCCAGGATCTACACCATCTGCCAGTTGGGGGCTCAATTAATGCTAATGACACAGGAACTTGGCAGATGTGGAATAGCTCTCCTCTTGGTCAGGATGGTCTAGGTCTGGTAGGCGGCCCAGCCAGCTGGCTTTTGCCGCCAGAACTGAATAGGCCAAAGAATGAAGACATCTTGCATCCGACACCTCAGAAAactatggcttcattgtttaaAAATGACGATCAAGTCCATTCTGGCACTCATTCCCCTCAGAATGTGATTTTTGGAAGCCTCCATAATGGCAGGACCGTTAATAGTTCTGTGTCTGGTGGTCCTGATTGTTCGTGGTTGCCTAAAACATTTATTGGGCCAATACCTGGGAATGAAGATCAATTTTCTCGTAAGTTTAGGGAAGAAGCTGCTCAGAACAATATGATTTATGGTAGCGCTGGTTGTTCTGCGACTAATCATCAAAATGAGGTGTCTGGAGCTAACTGCTGGGCCAA GAGGGACAGGAATATGCCAGTTTCGGGAATAGGGGTTGGGAACTCATCAGGGACGAAGCCCCATATTGGTGGCCTCTACTCTGCTCCAGATGTACAGTCTTTTTGGTCATATGATTGCGTAAAGGAATAG
- the LOC113692049 gene encoding uncharacterized protein — MDVWVPFFLFLLSNCWGANARELVTTNLFRSQSGIASDFQLNGQQPNKEVQTADGFDQNDQVCMLCEEFAVEAVNYFANNKTQTEILEILYKTCSKMHTFKQQCTSLVDYYAPLFFLEISSVQPKDFCQKVDLCEDIVSISQSLSKNSCELCHTVVSEAITKLKDPDTQLEIVEALLKACDAVQGHVNKCKRMVFEYVPVILVNAEQFLETKDICTMLHACESAAPTAQVLSSTSETSLRAAS; from the exons ATGGATGTCTgggttcccttctttctttttcttctgagCAATTGCTGGGGCGCTAATGCTAGAGAATTGGTAACCACTAATCTCTTCCGCAGTCAAAGTGGCATTGCTTCAG ATTTTCAACTTAATGGCCAGCAGCCAAACAAAGAAGTTCAAACTGCAGATGGATTTGATCAGAATGACCAAGTTTGCATGTTATGTGAAGAGTTTGCTGTTGAGGCAGTTAATTACTTTGCTAACAACAAAACTCAAACAGAAATCCTCGAGATCCTTTATAAGACATGCTCTAAGATGCATACTTTCAAGCAGCAG TGCACCTCATTGGTGGATTATTATgctcctctcttcttcttagAGATTTCATCAGTACAACCCAAGGATTTCTGCCAAAAGGTTGATCTTTGTGAAGACATTGTTTCAATCTCACAGTCTCTCTCTAAGAATAGCTGTGAATTATGCCATACTGTTGTGTCAGAGGccataacaaaattgaaagatcCAGACACTCAG TTAGAAATAGTTGAGGCGCTTCTGAAGGCATGCGATGCCGTACAGGGTCATGTGAACAAG TGCAAGAGAATGGTCTTTGAATATGTTCCTGTGATCCTTGTAAACGCTGAGCAGTTTCTGGAAACAAAGGACATATGCACCATGCTACATGCTTGTGAATCGGCTGCTCCGACAGCGCAAGTATTGTCGTCCACCTCCGAAACATCCCTGCGTGCGGCATCGTAA
- the LOC113693902 gene encoding WEB family protein At2g38370, which translates to MAALGGVSQGASEAFHHHPEGFDSSPTMAPATHILLDSPDEGEDKGAVRAEIDTSAPFESVREAASRFGGMGFWKPSSQNPKPSSSSSEHGNELMDITHLEEQAAQLERDLVMKERETFDVLKELEATKMVVEELKANLQKETSAVCSTLNDKDVNPVEAAEADSHQSANSGLDLCPSSAPGFILLELKQAKLNLTRTTTDLAEIRATVESYNRKIEKERISLEKTRQRLSSNTVKISSLETEVNQTKDKLQLVKCADQGRVSCDETMNMAKEIQRLTSETEEFKKVGEAARSEVSRAMSEIKQAKIRIKTTEIRLVAAKKMKEAARASEAVALAEIRALSNTETARSGLQQKPEVLTITCEEYASLKSKAREAEAACQKRLVDAVPLVDEANVSKAEILKKVEEATEEVKSSKKALEEALSRVESANRGKLAVEEALRKWRSERGQKRRPVHNSTKFKNACPSHLRKDSSLLDVNGINLVNDELKPVLKPTLSIGQILSRKLLLTEEFENGMQGDKNVGKRKVSLAQMLGKHYGDKNFATKGGAENAKQLPAKRKKYGFARISLLVTKEGKKKKKRSATSTWLRE; encoded by the exons ATGGCCGCCCTAGGTGGAGTTAGTCAGGGTGCTTCCGAAGCCTTCCATCATCATCCCGAGGGCTTCGATTCCTCTCCTACAATGGCGCCCGCCACCCATATCCTCCTGGATTCTCCGGATGAGGGGGAGGACAAGGGCGCTGTGCGGGCGGAGATCGACACCTCTGCACCCTTCGAGTCCGTGAGGGAGGCCGCATCCCGATTCGGGGGAATGGGCTTCTGGAAACCGTCTTCCCAGAACCCCAAgccctcttcttcctcttctgaG CATGGCAATGAACTCATGGACATCACACACTTGGAGGAACAAGCTGCGCAGTTGGAAAGAGATCTTGTCATGAAAGAAAgggaaacttttgatgttttaAAAGAACTGGAGGCCACTAAAATGGTTGTGGAAGAATTGAAGGCAAACCTGCAGAAAGAAACTTCTGCAGTATGTTCAACCCTCAATGACAAGGATGTAAATCCTGTTGAAGCAGCAGAGGCGGATAGCCATCAGAGTGCTAACAGCGGTTTAGACCTCTGTCCCTCATCTGCTCCAGGTTTTATCTTATTGGAGCTGAAACAGGCCAAGTTAAACCTAACCAGGACAACGACTGATCTTGCAGAGATTCGAGCCACAGTTGAATCATATAACAGAAAAATTGAGAAGGAGAGAATCTCACTCGAGAAGACTCGTCAAAGGCTGTCATCAAATACTGTAAAAATTTCATCTCTTGAAACGGAGGTGAACCAAACAAAAGATAAGCTACAGCTGGTGAAATGCGCCGATCAAGGTAGGGTCAGTTGTGATGAAACCATGAATATGGCAAAGGAAATCCAACGGTTGACCTCTGAGACAGAAGAGTTTAAGAAAGTTGGAGAAGCTGCGAGATCAGAGGTCTCGAGAGCGATGTCTGAGATTAAACAGGCAAAGATTCGGATCAAGACTACTGAGATCAGGCTAGTGGCTGCTAAGAAAATGAAGGAAGCGGCTAGAGCATCTGAAGCTGTTGCTCTTGCAGAGATTAGAGCACTGTCTAACACTGAGACTGCTCGTTCTGGTTTACAGCAAAAGCCTGAAGTTTTAACTATTACCTGTGAGGAATACGCTTCACTAAAGTCAAAAGCTCGTGAAGCTGAGGCAGCTTGTCAGAAGAGATTGGTAGATGCAGTGCCTCTAGTGGACGAAGCTAATGTATCAAAAGCTGAAATCCTCAAGAAGGTAGAGGAAGCTACAGAAGAAGTGAAAAGTAGCAAGAAGGCCTTGGAAGAAGCACTAAGCAGAGTAGAGAGTGCAAATAGAGGGAAATTGGCAGTTGAAGAGGCTCTGCGAAAATGGAGATCTGAACGGGGCCAGAAAAGGCGCCCGGTTCACAACTCTACCAAGTTCAAAAACGCTTGCCCATCTCATCTCCGCAAAGATTCTAGTCTGCTGGATGTAAATGGTATCAATCTGGTAAACGATGAGCTAAAACCAGTCCTGAAGCCAACGTTATCTATTGGTCAAATACTGAGCAGGAAGCTGCTTTTGACTGAGGAATTTGAGAACGGAATGCAGGGAGACAAGAATGTTGGGAAGCGTAAGGTGTCACTGGCCCAAATGCTTGGGAAACACTACGGTGATAAGAATTTTGCTACCAAAGGGGGGGCCGAAAATGCGAAGCAACTCCCGGCAAAGAGAAAGAAGTACGGGTTTGCTCGGATTTCACTCCTCGTGACGAAGGAGggtaagaaaaagaagaaacggAGTGCAACTTCAACGTGGCTTAGGGAGTAG
- the LOC113691381 gene encoding peroxidase RIP1-like, with translation MASFSILCLYLHALIIILSSLVLGLASSAPLSPAYYNRVCPQALPTIRRMVEDAVSQERRMGASLLRLHFHDCFVNGCDASILLDATPTIDSEKNALPNANSARGFEVIDRIKAQVDKVCGRPVVSCADILAVAARDSVVALGGPSWAVQLGRRDSTTASRSVANNDIPSPLMDLPALISSFKKQGLNVKDLVALSGGHTLGFAQCRLFRNRIYNETNNIDPSFASQRQATCPRAGGDSNLSPLDPSPAAFDTAYFSNLVSKRGLLHSDQALFGAGGPTQDLVKSYSTNLLAFSADFANSMIKMGNIKPLTGSQGQIRFNCRKVN, from the exons ATGGCTTCTTTCTCCATATTGTGTCTGTATCTACATGCCTTGATAATAATATTGTCTTCCCTGGTATTGGGCCTAGCTTCCTCTGCTCCACTTTCGCCCGCATACTATAACAGAGTGTGTCCCCAAGCCTTGCCAACCATCAGACGCATGGTGGAGGATGCCGTGAGCCAAGAGCGCCGCATGGGAGCCTCTTTACTGCGTCTACATTTCCATGACTGTTTCGTTAAT GGTTGTGATGCTTCAATACTGCTAGATGCAACACCCACAATTGACAGTGAAAAGAATGCGCTTCCTAATGCGAATTCCGCAAGAGGATTTGAGGTTATCGACCGGATCAAGGCCCAAGTGGACAAAGTCTGCGGACGCCCCGTCGTATCTTGCGCTGATATTTTGGCCGTTGCCGCTCGTGACTCCGTAGTTGCT TTAGGAGGACCATCTTGGGCGGTTCAGCTGGGCAGGAGAGACTCCACGACCGCCAGCAGAAGCGTAGCAAACAACGACATACCATCGCCATTAATGGACCTGCCAGCACTCATTAGCAGCTTCAAGAAGCAAGGTCTGAACGTTAAAGACCTTGTGGCGCTGTCTGGTGGCCACACCCTGGGGTTTGCTCAGTGCCGCCTCTTCAGAAACCGAATCTACAACGAGACCAATAACATCGACCCCTCCTTTGCCAGCCAAAGGCAAGCAACCTGTCCTCGCGCTGGGGGCGACTCCAACCTTAGCCCCCTCGATCCTTCCCCTGCCGCTTTCGACACTGCCTACTTCAGTAACTTGGTGAGCAAGAGAGGGCTACTTCACTCTGATCAGGCACTATTTGGTGCTGGGGGCCCAACCCAGGATCTCGTCAAGTCGTACTCCACTAACTTGCTCGCCTTCTCCGCTGATTTTGCCAATTCCATGATTAAGATGGGCAACATTAAACCTTTGACGGGGAGCCAAGGTCAAATCCGATTCAACTGCAGAAAGGTGAACTAG
- the LOC113691808 gene encoding cationic peroxidase 1 — MAASHALLWISKTSGISSLAISFVTFILLVGMTSAQLSANFYASSCPNVLTTIRTAVNSAVSKEARMGASLLRLHFHDCFVNGCDASVLLDDTANFTGEKTAGPNNNSLRGFEVIDSIKSQLETSCPGVVSCADILTVAARDGVVALGGPSWNIPLGRRDSTTASLSAANSNIPGPGLNLNALISAFANKGFTARELVALSGGHTIGQARCLLFRNRIYNEANINASFAAAVQANCPRSGGDNNLSPLDTTSPISFDNAYFRNLQTQKGLLHSDQQLFSGGSTNAQVNTYSSNSATFFTDFANAMVKMDNLSPLTGTNGQIRTNCRKTN; from the exons ATGGCTGCCTCTCACGCTTTACTATGGATATCAAAAACTAGCGGCATTAGTAGTCTTGCAATCAGCTTCGTAAcattcattcttcttgttgGAATGACTTCTGCTCAATTATCTGCGAACTTCTATGCAAGCTCTTGCCCAAACGTGCTCACCACCATCAGAACAGCAGTGAACTCTGCTGTATCAAAAGAGGCTCGGATGGGGGCATCCTTACTCCGTCTTCATTTCCATGATTGTTTCGTAAAT GGATGTGATGCATCGGTGCTGCTGGACGATACGGCAAACTTCACAGGAGAAAAGACGGCTGGCCCCAATAACAACTCTCTCCGAGGATTTGAGGTGATAGACAGCATCAAATCCCAACTTGAGACCTCGTGCCCGGGTGTTGTTTCTTGCGCCGATATTTTGACCGTCGCAGCTCGCGACGGTGTTGTCGCG CTGGGCGGCCCAAGTTGGAACATACCACTCGGCAGAAGGGACTCGACCACAGCGAGTTTAAGTGCGGCCAATAGCAATATCCCTGGGCCAGGATTGAACCTTAATGCTCTGATTTCGGCCTTCGCAAACAAAGGGTTCACAGCCAGAGAACTGGTGGCTCTATCAG GAGGTCACACAATAGGGCAGGCCAGGTGCCTCCTTTTCCGGAACCGTATCTACAATGAAGCCAACATAAACGCCTCTTTCGCCGCCGCCGTGCAAGCGAATTGTCCTCGCAGCGGAGGCGACAACAACCTCTCTCCGCTGGACACAACAAGTCCCATTTCATTTGACAATGCTTATTTCAGGAACTTGCAAACCCAAAAGGGACTACTCCACTCCGATCAACAGCTGTTCAGCGGAGGATCCACAAATGCTCAAGTCAACACTTACAGTTCCAATTCTGCCACCTTTTTCACCGATTTTGCTAATGCCATGGTGAAGATGGATAACCTCAGCCCCCTCACGGGTACGAATGGCCAGATCCGGACCAACTGCAGGAAAACCAATTGA